In Edaphobacter dinghuensis, one genomic interval encodes:
- a CDS encoding glycoside hydrolase family 27 protein, which yields MKSPAAIFCLLLLVMLGSSSINAAVPLAATPPMGWNSWNHFGDKVDDKIIRAAADAMVASGMRDAGYVYINIDDTWQGTRDANGNIHPNSKFPDMKALADYVHSKGLKLGIYSSPGAKTCAGYEGSLGHEQQDADTYAKWGVDYLKYDLCSYTKELKERAGNDPDKSRAVMIEIYSKMHEALAHTGRPIILSFCQYGWQAVWRWGAASGGNLWRTTGDIEDNYNSMASIGFSQAGLSPFAGPGHWNDPDMLEVGNGGMTPMEYRTHMSLWALLAAPLLAGNDLSSMSPDTRNILLNREVIAIDQDPAGRQGDRVYTEGPLEVWSKTLADGSVAVGIFNRWTMPLTLDVPLARLGFNKGVVAGRDLWAHVDLSPIHDTYHAHVPPHGVVLLRLRQTVQ from the coding sequence TTGAAGTCACCGGCCGCTATTTTCTGCCTGCTTCTACTTGTCATGCTGGGCTCTTCATCGATTAACGCCGCGGTGCCACTTGCTGCGACACCGCCTATGGGATGGAATAGCTGGAATCATTTTGGCGATAAGGTTGACGACAAAATCATCCGTGCCGCAGCAGATGCAATGGTCGCTTCCGGCATGCGCGATGCGGGATACGTCTATATCAACATCGATGACACTTGGCAGGGAACGCGCGACGCCAACGGCAATATTCACCCCAATAGCAAGTTTCCCGACATGAAGGCCCTTGCCGACTACGTGCACAGCAAGGGATTGAAACTCGGCATCTACTCCTCCCCTGGGGCAAAGACGTGTGCCGGCTATGAAGGCTCGCTCGGCCATGAGCAACAGGATGCGGACACCTATGCAAAGTGGGGTGTCGACTATCTGAAGTACGATCTCTGCTCCTATACCAAGGAGTTGAAAGAACGCGCGGGTAACGATCCCGATAAGTCACGTGCTGTCATGATCGAAATTTACAGCAAGATGCACGAAGCATTAGCCCACACGGGAAGGCCAATCATCCTTTCGTTTTGTCAATATGGTTGGCAGGCAGTCTGGCGATGGGGTGCAGCTTCTGGCGGTAACTTGTGGCGCACCACTGGCGACATCGAAGACAACTACAACTCCATGGCATCGATTGGCTTTTCGCAAGCTGGGCTCAGCCCATTTGCCGGTCCCGGACACTGGAACGATCCCGACATGCTCGAGGTTGGCAACGGCGGCATGACGCCCATGGAATATCGTACGCACATGAGTCTGTGGGCGCTTCTCGCAGCGCCGCTGCTCGCAGGCAATGACCTCTCATCGATGTCTCCCGACACTCGCAACATTCTCCTCAACCGCGAAGTCATTGCCATCGATCAGGATCCCGCAGGCCGCCAGGGCGACCGTGTCTACACGGAAGGGCCGCTTGAAGTTTGGAGCAAGACCCTCGCGGACGGCAGCGTTGCTGTCGGCATCTTCAACCGTTGGACGATGCCGTTAACGCTTGATGTGCCCCTCGCTCGACTTGGCTTCAACAAGGGCGTCGTCGCTGGCCGCGATCTTTGGGCACACGTTGATCTTTCACCGATCCACGACACCTATCATGCGCACGTACCCCCTCACGGAGTAGTGCTCCTGCGCCTCCGCCAGACTGTCCAATAA
- a CDS encoding S9 family peptidase, whose product MRFGRSLLVVSVLALSASVAVCEVTREAFAHALDRSSEYRKAAGMLPEAPHWIDDSSRFWFEESDGTTHHYVIYDAHTQQRSSLDNAKIAAAISKGLPKPIAADHLALMDLQFDAKEAGFSFVTLRGAWHCTLPDYACTLNQNSGGDSDDDRSKAPGFEGNDEHRAVTSPDGKWEATIQNFNVFLHRVGSEDPATPLSTNGNEGDYYQRSSLAWSPDSKHLLARRVLQGMRRQVHYVESSPSGQIQPIASEHFYAKPGDVLDLEQPVLFNPETRSELNISSDLFPNPYELTDFVWRKDSSAFTFNYNQRGHQKLSVISVDAATGKTREVIVETSRTFIEYTALNPDQFGTGKFYRHDIEDGKEILWLSERDGWAHLYLYNGTTGKVENQITHGDWVVRGVDRVDEQHRQIYFEASGVDPKLDPYFVQGYRINFDGTGMIAMTDAPANHQISYSSDGQFYTDSWSRVDLAPVIVLKRTADRQTIATIAKGDLTKLPTAGWHAPEVFVAKGRDGKTDIWGLIYKPANFDPSKKYPVVEAIYAGPQGSFVPKSFNLRGMPLTELGFVVVQIDGMGTNNRSKAFHDVIWKNLKDGGFEDRILWHKAAAQKFPWYDDTRVGIYGTSAGGQNALGALLFHPEFYKAAVANSGSHDNRMDKMWWNEQWMGWPIGPQYAASSNVDNAYRLQGRLLLVFGEMDHNVDPSSTLQVVNALIKADKDFELLEVPGGGHGAGGEYGERRLLDFFVRSLEGEKTVNWNAAPSTVQHK is encoded by the coding sequence TTGCGATTCGGACGTTCACTGTTAGTGGTCTCAGTTCTCGCGCTCTCTGCCTCTGTGGCCGTATGCGAGGTCACCAGGGAAGCCTTCGCGCATGCGCTTGATCGGAGCAGTGAATATCGCAAAGCGGCCGGAATGTTGCCGGAAGCTCCCCACTGGATTGATGATTCCTCGCGTTTCTGGTTCGAGGAAAGTGATGGAACAACACACCATTATGTGATCTACGATGCGCACACGCAGCAGCGCTCTAGTCTTGACAACGCGAAAATCGCTGCTGCTATCAGCAAAGGACTTCCTAAGCCGATAGCAGCGGACCATCTCGCTCTTATGGACCTCCAGTTCGACGCAAAGGAGGCCGGCTTTTCCTTTGTGACGCTGCGGGGAGCATGGCACTGCACACTTCCGGACTATGCCTGCACTTTGAACCAGAACTCGGGAGGGGATTCCGACGACGACCGGTCGAAGGCGCCTGGCTTTGAGGGCAACGACGAACATCGCGCAGTTACGTCTCCTGACGGGAAATGGGAGGCGACGATACAGAACTTCAATGTATTTCTGCATCGGGTTGGCAGCGAAGATCCAGCCACTCCCTTGAGTACAAATGGAAATGAGGGTGATTACTACCAGCGTAGTTCTCTTGCGTGGTCTCCGGACTCAAAACATTTATTAGCGCGCCGCGTTTTGCAGGGTATGCGGCGGCAGGTGCATTATGTAGAGTCGTCACCGTCCGGTCAGATTCAGCCGATTGCATCAGAACACTTCTACGCCAAGCCCGGTGATGTGCTCGATCTTGAACAACCTGTGCTCTTCAACCCCGAGACTCGAAGCGAGTTGAATATTTCATCAGACCTCTTTCCAAATCCCTACGAACTAACCGATTTCGTATGGCGAAAGGACAGCTCTGCGTTTACGTTCAACTACAACCAGCGCGGGCATCAGAAGTTGAGTGTTATCTCGGTTGATGCAGCGACTGGAAAAACCCGCGAGGTCATCGTCGAAACCAGTCGCACGTTTATTGAATACACTGCGCTCAATCCAGATCAGTTTGGAACGGGCAAGTTCTATCGCCACGATATAGAGGATGGAAAGGAGATTCTCTGGCTGTCTGAGCGGGACGGCTGGGCGCATCTCTATCTTTACAACGGAACAACGGGCAAGGTAGAGAACCAGATTACGCACGGTGACTGGGTTGTGCGTGGTGTGGATCGAGTCGACGAGCAACATCGCCAGATCTATTTTGAGGCAAGCGGGGTCGATCCTAAGCTCGATCCCTACTTCGTGCAGGGGTACAGGATAAATTTTGATGGAACCGGCATGATTGCAATGACGGATGCGCCGGCGAATCATCAGATAAGCTATTCGTCCGACGGCCAGTTCTATACCGATAGCTGGTCCCGCGTCGACCTTGCCCCGGTGATAGTGCTGAAGCGCACGGCGGATCGTCAAACGATTGCAACCATTGCAAAGGGCGATCTGACAAAGCTCCCTACCGCGGGTTGGCATGCGCCAGAGGTCTTTGTTGCAAAAGGGCGCGACGGCAAGACAGATATCTGGGGCTTGATCTATAAGCCAGCTAATTTTGACCCTTCAAAGAAATATCCGGTTGTCGAGGCAATCTACGCAGGGCCACAGGGCTCGTTTGTGCCGAAATCATTCAATCTCCGTGGGATGCCGCTGACGGAACTTGGATTTGTGGTTGTACAGATTGATGGCATGGGAACCAACAATCGATCGAAAGCGTTTCACGATGTCATTTGGAAAAACCTGAAAGATGGCGGCTTTGAGGACCGCATTCTTTGGCACAAAGCAGCGGCGCAAAAGTTTCCCTGGTACGACGACACGCGCGTCGGAATTTATGGCACCTCGGCAGGTGGTCAGAACGCTCTGGGTGCTTTGCTCTTTCATCCGGAGTTCTACAAGGCTGCGGTGGCAAACAGTGGGAGCCACGACAACCGTATGGACAAGATGTGGTGGAACGAACAGTGGATGGGATGGCCAATAGGACCGCAGTATGCGGCCTCGTCGAATGTGGATAATGCATATCGTTTACAGGGCAGATTGTTACTTGTGTTTGGAGAGATGGATCATAATGTCGACCCGTCCTCGACGTTGCAGGTCGTCAATGCCTTGATCAAGGCAGATAAAGATTTTGAACTGCTGGAGGTTCCTGGCGGCGGCCATGGAGCAGGCGGGGAATACGGCGAGCGCCGTCTATTGGACTTCTTCGTTCGTTCTCTTGAGGGAGAGAAAACAGTGAACTGGAATGCGGCGCCCTCAACGGTTCAACATAAATAG